ATAAACTATCTCTACCAAACTCCCTCCTATCATTGATCATGGAGGCCTCATCTACAATAAAAAGTGTGCCTTCGTGGTAGTTTTTTTGTCTTTCAAAAACCAAAGCCCCGCTTTTGGAATCCTCCTTGGCCTTGTAAATCTTTCTATGAATTGTTTGTGCTTGCCTTTTGGAGTAATTGGCCATTACTTTAGATGCTCTACCCGTGGGTGCAAGTAAAACTGATTTCCAACCAAATTTTGGCAAGGTCTTAATCAAAGCACTTATAAATGTTGTTTTTCCTGTTCCAGCGTAACCTTTTAGTACAAAAACATGTCTATCAAGTTCTTGATTGTCCAAAAAATCATCCATCAAAGTGAAGAGTTTGGCCTGTGAAAATGTAGGTTCAAACTTAAAGTTTTTGAGCAGTAGCTGTGAAGGAGCTAAAATTTCTTCTTTCATCGGACTCGAAAGGTATAGAAAAATATGGTGGATTTGACTAATTCTCATACTTTTGAAAACAGAAAGAATTCGCTTCCTAAATGTCAGATATCAAAAAACAAGTTCAAGAGCATTATGGTAACAGAATAAGAGTAAGAGCTTGTGGCGTATTGATCGAAAACGATAAAATAATGATGCTCAAACACGAAGGCATAGGTGAACTCAATTACTATTGGTCCGTGCCCGGTGGAGAGCCCCTTTTGAATGAAAACCTTGCACAGGCTGTAGAAAGAGAAATGGAAGAAGAGGTCAACCTTAAAGTAAAAACACAGGACCTTTTACATGTCAATGAATACATAAATGACTCTCTACATGCGATAGAACTATATTTCAGAGTTATAAGGGAAAGAGGAAGTGAGAAACTTGGAATTGATCCTGAAAGTCCTAATTTTAGAGTACTTACAGATTTAAAATGGTTCTTAAAAACTGATTTATTAGCAATGAATCCTAAAACAAGACCAGATTTTTTAGAGAAAATTTGGCATTAAAATGCAAGCAATATACAGCATAGAAGATGATAGGTTTGACATTACTGATCTTGAGAACAAGAAATTGATTCTCGAGTTTCAGCAGGGGAAGTTTGTATTTATAGTATTAAATAATATTACGAATAGTATTGAGTGGCTAGAGGACTTCCCTATTACAGAATGGGAAAATGATCTTCCCATTATTTTCGACAATCACCAATTCTTAAAGGCTAATTTCTGGGCACAAGTAGTGGTTGTTTTTCACGCTATTCAAAAAGCAATTGTGCCAACTAAGTTTATTGGTAAAATTGACAAGTCCCATTTGATTCCGAATTATAATAGTCCTGATCAAAATGTTGAAATTAAAACCTTCAAAATAAATGAAGAAAGAACGCTCCTTTATCGTGTTCCCAAATATTTTCAAGACTTTTTGAGCAAAGTTTACATTGGAAAGGAAATCTACTTTATCCCAATGGAATTATGTCAACCCAAAGAAAATGATGGTCTGATTATTTTAGTTTCAAACGATGCATGTAACTTTTCTACCCACAATGGTAGCATGATAAACAGTTCGGTATTTATCGGATTACGAAACACAAGGCATTTCGAAAAGTGTATCGATTATTTCGGTGAAGAAAATGCTAAAGTCGTCCTACTAGGTACGGTTACTAACTATTCACCATTATTTGATGTAATAAAGCGTAAGGACTGTGATTTGTCTTTTGGTGTACTTTCTTCTCAAGTAAAGTTTAGCCAATACTTTTCTGAGGTCCCAAAACACAAATATTTCACAATTTTCAATTCTGTTCTTTATTTCTAAACTTTCAATACTTTCTGAAATTTATATAGCTCTAAAATGACCGTAAAGGAAAAATGGAAAATGTGGTTTAAAAGAGTTGGCTGGGCTGGTTTCTTTTTTTTCTTAATCAAAGGGCTTTTGTGGTTATTAATTCCTTATTTAGTAGCCAATGGACTAATCCAATGCGAATAATATGCTAAAACAATCAAAATTTAAGTTGACCAAAAACGTAATCTCAACACAATTGGGAGACGAAGCTGTTTTATTGGATCACGAAAGAGGCTTTTATTACAGCCTAAATGAAGTCGGTGTCTCGGTTTTAGAAGAGCTTGTTAAAGGGTCAAAAACCTACGTCAAATTGCTAGACAAAATCTTAGAAGAGTATGATATTGATGAAGTTACAGCTTCTGAAGATCTAGATATGTTGCTTGAAGAGTTGCTAGAAGAAAAATTAATCCGAACAGTTGCTGCGGTTTCTTAAACTTCCCTGGAAAGAGAAAATTACATTTGTCCAAGTATTTTTACTTTTGACAACGATAGTACTTTTGACTAAGGCTTTATCATTTAAAAACTTAAAGAGTGTTGTGAATTACTTTGCAAAAAATAATGAAAAGTCGGTATCACCAATTTTTATAAAGCAAATACAACGATGGGGAGCAATATTACCCGGCACCTTTTCCTGCTTGCCGCAAGCTCTTGCTGTAAAGTTGAAGGATAAGCATTCAACCATACACTTTGGAGTTCAAAAAGACCTCAATTTTGAAGCACACGCCTGGGTTGAAAAAAATGGATCCATAATAATAGGCGAAAGACCAAATGACAATTTCAAAAGTTTGTGGACATGGTAGTATACGAGGGTTTTGGTGAAATAATTAGTTCAGATATCGAACTCGGAAATAGACTTGAAACTAGCCTTGAAAAAGCTACAATAAATATAGCTGCAGGCAATTTCACTTTGCCTACACTAACCCTTACCAATGTATACCGAGCCGGAACACAAGCATCTGTAGGTTTCGATGAAAATGGGATATACCTTTCATGGGAGAATCATGGCGACTTCAAGATTGATACAGAGTCCAACATTTTTTACCAAAACACCAATGACAAAACAATTGTCATGTTCCTTTTAAGCGAAATAATGGGAATTGCATGCTGGCAAAAAGGTAAGTTCGTTTTACATGCTGGAGCAGTAGAAATTAATGGCAAAGCTCATATTTTTGCAGGTGTTCCAGGACAAGGAAAGTCCACCACTATTACTTCACTTTGGCAAAAAGGTGCGACAGTACTTTCCGACGATTTAGTGCTGATAGATTTTAAAAACAAGAACATCTATTGCACTCCAAGTATTGCAGAAATCAAGATTTGGGAAGAAAGCGTAATAGGACTAGATATAGATAGAACTACCATCTCTTTATCCTCTGAGGGTAAAAGAAAATACTTATTACCAACCAAAAGCATTGCGGAATCTTACCCAGTTGCGAGTATAAATATCATCTCTAATGAAGCAATGGATAACTTTGCTGCTTTGGAACTCCTGAAGTATTTCCCTTTGCCAAACCAAGTTCTAAATCCTATCCAACTTAAGCGACATTTCCAAGAGTCTATTCTTATTCAGCAGTGCTGTAAAATCAATCATTTGCAACCCAAAGAAAGCTTTTCTGACTTAAAAGCTTGGGCTCAACAATTTATAGAAGAAAATGCTTGAAAAATTGTCCCCAGAATTAAGGTTTCTATTCGAAAGCATCCAAACGGTGATTTTAGACAAGGAAACTTTTCCAGACTATAAGTCTATCGACGAAACAGAGTTGCAGAGAAAATTGAGGTTTCACTCCATCCGTCTAATTGTAAACGACTATTTACCCAATAACTCAGAACTAACAAAGGTAAAAGGTGCCGCCAAAGCATTCTCTCAAAATCAGGCATTCCTATCACTACAACAACAAGTAGAAACGCAAAGGCTTTTTCAGCTTTTTAACAAAGAAAACATACGCGTATTGCCATATAAAGGCAATCTCTTTTCAAGATTAATATATAAAAACAGGCAGCTCAGAGAGTACAGTGACATTGATCTATTATTTCATCCAGATGATGCTGCAAAGGCATTAGAGATAATGTGGAACGACGGCTATTCAACAAAGAAAGACGAAAGCATGTCCACCCCACAATCGATTAATGAAATATTCGATTCTGAAGTTGCCTATGAATTACCTCTTGTAAAAGAAGGTCTTCATATTGATTTTCACTGGGGCTTACATTACAGTTTCTTACCCTATCAAGTTGATTTTAAATCATGTTTTGATGAGCTCAGTATACACGAGGACTTTGATCATGAAATAGCAATTCCTAGTAATGAGTTTCTTTTCCTAATGATGATAAATCACCATGGAGGTAAAGAAGCATGGTTGAGGCTAAAAAACATTGTTGACCTTGTCATGTTCATTAAAAACGTGGACTTTGATCACTTAAAGTCGATTTCATTAATTCAGGAATCAAGGCTATTAACTTCTTTTAAAAACGGCCTCTATATCATAAAGAACTTTCTAGCATTTGAATTACCAAAACCTTTTGATCAGCTGATCAAAGGTCACCAACCCAAAAACATAGAACAAACGATTACGTTTTGGGAAAAAGCAGAGCATTGGGGGGCTGTAATTCCTCGAATAAAATTTGAAAGCATCTTAATAAAGCAGCAAGATGAGCCGTTTAAAGCTTGGACTTATTTTCGAGATATCTACCGATCCTATTCCATCCCAAGCCCGTATGAATTTAAACGAATATGGACTTTTCCAAAACAATTTTACTTTTTGAACTTTATAAGTAAGGTTCTTACTTATCTAATAAGGAAAACTTTCTGATAAATGGCTGACATCAAATATGACTTTAAATCTAAAATCCCTCACCTTCCAAGTGAGCCGGGGATTTATAAGTATTTTGATGAAAACGATACCATCATTTATGTTGGTAAGGCCAAAAACCTAAAAAGCAGAATCAGTAGCTATTTTTATAACTACGATCGTCACGACCGAAAGACGAAGCGACTTGTAGATAAAATAGTAAAGCTAGAATATACTGTTGTACTCAATGAATGGGAAGCTCTTTTACTTGAGAACAACATGATCAAGGAGTTGCAACCCAAATACAATATCCTCCTCAAAGATGATAAAACCTATCCTTACATCTGTGTTACGAATGAGCGATTCCCTCGCCTTATAAAAACTCGCAGGATAGAAGATAAAAGAAGAGGTAAAATGTACGGCCCCTATGTAAATGTAAAAGCAATGTACGCTCTGCTGGATATGTTTACCCAGCTATATACCATTCGGACTTGTAAGTATGTACTTTCCAAACAAAATGTAGCAGCTAGGAAATTTAAAATCTGCTTGGAGTACCATATCGGAAACTGCAAAGGACCATGTGAAGATTTACAAAACGAAGAAGAATACTTAAAAGAAATAGAGCAAGTACACCATATTCTAAAAGGAAACTTAGCTCCTGCAAAAGCATATTTTCATGATAGAATGCTTGAAGCTAGTGCCGAATTGAAATTTGAAGAAGCACAGCAAAATAAAGCCAAATTGCAGTTCTTGGAGAATTACCAATCCAAAGCAACGGTAGTTAACCCAAGTATTGCCGATGCTGATGTTTTCTGCATCCAAAGCGACAAGGATTTTGCATTTATCAATTACATGAAGATTAGCAATGGTACAATCAACCAGACACTCACTTTTGATGTAAAGAAGAAGCTAGACGAGCCAAATGATGAAATTTTAGAGAAAGTAATGTTTGATGTCCGTGTAAATCACGAAAGCCAAGCCAAAGAAATTTTCTCCAACATTGAGCTTGAAACTGATCTTAAAGCAACGATAATTGTTCCTAAAATTGGAGACAAAAAGAAGCTAATTGACATGTCCATGAGAAACATCATGTACTACCGTCATGAAAAAGCAGAGAAAGATGCTATTGCAAAAAGTGGAGCTACCAATAAGCGAGATAGAGTTTTAATAAAACTAAAGCAAGATTTACAACTTACCACATTGCCAAGGCATATTGAGTGTTTTGACAACTCCAATATTCAAGGTACTAATCCTGTTTCTGCGATGGTATTGTTTAGAAATGGAAACCCATCGCCTAAAGAATACCGACATTACATTCCTACAACTGTTACTGGGCCAGACGATTTTGCTACAATGAAAGAAGTAGTTTTTCGAAGGTACCGAAGATTGGTAGAAGAGAAAGAAGACTTACCCGACTTGATCGTTATTGACGGCGGTAAAGGGCAACTTTCAGCTTCTGTAGAGGCATTGAAAGAAGTTGGTGTATATGGAAAAATACCGATCATTGGTATAGCCAAAAGGTTAGAAGAAATCTTCTTCCCCGAAGACACCATTCCCTTATACATCGATAAAAAATCAGAATCACTGAAACTCATTCAGCGATGCAGAGATGAGGCACACCGATTTGGAATTACCCATCACCGCAACCGAAGAAGCAAAAACTTCCTTATAAGTAGCTTGGAAACAGCTCCAGGAATAGGAAAAACCACTGCAACCAAAGTTCTAAAGCATTTTAAGTCAATACCCAAAATCAAAGAAGCATCTGATGAAGCTATGATTGAGTTAGTGGGTAAAGACAAAACTCGTAGAATAAGAGAGTTTTTAGCTGGAGAAAGTTAATCTTGTACTATAGACAAATCTTTGATTTCGATCTTACGAAACGAAAGCACATCTCCATGACCTAGGAAACCAATATGTCCATTGTTTCTATCTAAGCCTGGGTGTTCCTTGCCATCAAGTGTTCCATTAGCACTAGCTTCTTTGAAGTCGCCATCTAGTATGGTTTCGCCATTTAAAATCACTTTCACTTTTTGTCCTTGAACAATCACTTCTTCTTGGTTCCATTCTCCTACAGGCTTCTGGAATCCTCTTTTTGCTGGAATTACACCATAAACCGAACCGTGGTATTGATATTCGTGAAGGTCTTTGTATTTGTCAGCATCGTTATCCAAAATCTGTAATTCCTTTCCTACATAAGCCGCATCTCCTTCTAAAGGAGCATGAATTCCCAAACCATTATTCGCACCTGGAGTAAGTTGAAATTCAAATTTAAGGTGAAAGTCACTGTATTCTTTCTCTGTGAACAGGTTCCCAACTCCTTCCGTAGCACTTGTATCAATCGTAATTGTTCCGTCTTTAACAATATAGGATTGCTTGTTCCCAACCCATCCATCTAGATTTTCACCGTTAAAAAGAACAGTAAACTCTGGTTCTTCAGCGGTTGTGGTTTCTTCAGTATTGGTACTACAAGAGAATAGAAATGCACTACAAAGTGCTACATAAACAGTTTGACGGATATTCATTTTGAATGGTTGTTTTAAGTTTTACTTTCCAAATATAATCATTGCTTCAAACTAATGCCCATAATCTAGCTAAAAGGCATAATTTTGCATCATGATAGACTTAAATGCTGCCAAAGCTAATTCAATTTTCAAGCTTTCTATTGAACAATACCATATTCATAATGATGTAGATCAGGAGTTTTCGAACCCTTTTGTCGTTACAGAGTTGGAAAGCTTACTATATCGTAAAAACTGGATTGATACGGTGCAGTGGCATTTAGAAGATATTATTCGAAGTCCTGAAATTGCTCCAGCTGAACTTGTAGCTGTAAAACGAAGAATCGATGCATCTAACCAAGACCGAACTGATATGGTGGAACTTATTGATGCAAACTTATTTGACTTATTAAGAAATGTCAAAAAGGAACCCAATGCTAGGATGAATTCTGAAACTCCAGCGTGGCTATTAGATAGAATGAGCATTTTACAATTAAAAATCTATCACTTCAAAGAACAATTATATAGACCGGATGCAAGCGACGAACACTTGGATTCAGTTGCAGGAAAACTAAAAGTTCTGCAAGAACAAGAAGCTGACCTTGCACAATGTTTCAATGAATTATTTGACGATCTCAAGTCGGGTAAAAAGTACATGAAGCGTTACCAACAAATGAAAATGTACAATGACCCTTCTCTGAATCCAGTACTTTACGGCGAGAAAAAATGAAAACCTTTATAGTGATGCGTTTTTCGGCAATGGGTGATGTGATTTTGATGTTACCCGTCCTTGCTGATGCGTCTAGCCGCTATCCTCAACATAGATTCATAGTTGTTACAAGACCAAAGTTTACCACCTTTTTCGCTGGCTATCCTAATATTGAATGCTTCCCCGTTGATCTTTTAAATGAGTACAAAGGAATTGGAGGCTTGTGGAAGCTAACACGGACTTTGAAAAAAAAATACAGCCCTTCAGCTATTTTGGATTTGCATCAACACTTAAGAACTGGAATTTTAAAGCTTTTCTTGAAGCCAATTCCGTCCTTTACGCTTGATAAAGGTCGAGCAGCTAAAAAAGCTTTAACGAGGAAAGATAATAAGGCGTTATTAAGGCTTCCTCACGTCACATTAAGATATGCCGATGTTTTTTTGAAAGCGGGTTTACCTTTGGATTTAGAAAACAATACGACACAAAATTTTTTCAAAGATCTTGACCCTATTCCTCTAAAGAAAACAAAGCAAAGGATTGGAATAGCTCCTTTTGCAACTCACAAAGGCAAGATTTTACCATTTGAAAAAATAGAGGCCTTAGTACAAGAACTTAGTTCTTTACAGCATTTCGAAATATTGCTATTTGGTGGCGGCAAAAAAGAAGAAGACTTACTCCAACAATTAGCTCAAAACAAAGAAAACGTTATTTCTACCGCAGGAAACTATACATTAAATCAAGAACTTAGTTTGATTTCATCTTTGAACGTTATGATTTGCATGGATAGCAGTAATATGCACATGGCAGCTATGGCTGGTGTCCCTACTGTATCCATTTGGGGAGCAACACATTCATATGCTGGTTTTGGACCTTACAATCAAAGTGAAGACTCATTCATTCAAATACCTACAAGTGAACTTACTTGCCGACCATGTTCGGTATATGGTAATACTCTTTGTCACCGAGGAGATTATGCTTGTTTAGAACGCATCACTGTTCGTATGATCAGCGAGAAGGTTGAGCGAATCTTAGCTTAATCCCAGAGCTCTTCTACTACATAATCGGAACCCTCTAAACACCAAAAATCCCCTTTCACATATCGATACTTCTTATCAATAGCTGAAATACGGTTCATTTGATCATCACTTAATTCTATATCCGCAGCTGCGAGATTCTCTATGAGGCGATGCTCTTTTACAGTTTTAGGAATAACCGTCGTATTTCGATTCACCGCCCATGCTAACATTACTTGAGCTGTAGTACAACCTTTCTCCTCCGCAATTTCTTTCAAAACTGAGTTCTCAAAAAGTACAGGCTCTGTATCCAATTTACGATTAGCTGGTCGATCGGCAGAGCCAAGCGGACAATATGCAGTGAGGTTAATGCCTTTGCTATCACAATATGCTTTCAATTCTTTTTGTTGCATAAAAGGATGCGACTCCACTTGATTTACCGCAGGATGAACCCCCGTTTCAGCCACTAGAGATTCTAGTTTTTTAATACTAAAATTTGAAACACCTACATTTCTTGCTTTACCCTTTTCCTTTTCGGCGAGCATTGCTTTCCAAGTCACACTTAAAGGCAAGTTTTTTAAACTGATCATATCACTTCCATCCCTTGGCATTTGAGTCTCGGCATTAAAAGCTACCGGCCAGTGGATCAAATACAAATCAAGGTAATCTAATTGCAAGTCTTTTAACGTTTTGTCAAGCGACTGACCTACCATGGAAGGCTCGTGCCTATTATTCCACAGCTTAGAAGTCACCCATAATTCTTCTCTCTTCACTTCACCGGCTGCAAAAGCATCAGCAAATGCCTGGCCAATCTCATCCTCGTTTCCATATGCACTAGCACAGTCAAAATGCCTATATCCAACATTTATTGCTTGTCTAATTGCAGTGTAAACTTCTCCCTTGGCTGATTTCCAAGTTCCAAGTCCAAGAATAGGCATTTTCGATCCGTCTGCTAATGTGAAGTGCTTCATATAGTTATTTGTGATTTAAAATTGAAAATAGTAATAAAATCCCACCTACTTCCTTTCATGTCTTTATATTGGCAGAAAATGGTAGAATAATATAATTGATCTACATTCTTCGATGAAGAAGTATATTGGTTTAAGGTAGTAACCAAAACTTAACCTTAAAACCATCAACTAAGTCAACGTACTTCGAGAAACATGAAATATTCAAAGGTGTTACTTTTAAGTATTTCACCAGTAGACAAACC
This portion of the Spirosomataceae bacterium TFI 002 genome encodes:
- a CDS encoding Nap binding protein NBP1, with the protein product MIDLNAAKANSIFKLSIEQYHIHNDVDQEFSNPFVVTELESLLYRKNWIDTVQWHLEDIIRSPEIAPAELVAVKRRIDASNQDRTDMVELIDANLFDLLRNVKKEPNARMNSETPAWLLDRMSILQLKIYHFKEQLYRPDASDEHLDSVAGKLKVLQEQEADLAQCFNELFDDLKSGKKYMKRYQQMKMYNDPSLNPVLYGEKK
- a CDS encoding 8-oxo-dGTP diphosphatase, whose protein sequence is MSDIKKQVQEHYGNRIRVRACGVLIENDKIMMLKHEGIGELNYYWSVPGGEPLLNENLAQAVEREMEEEVNLKVKTQDLLHVNEYINDSLHAIELYFRVIRERGSEKLGIDPESPNFRVLTDLKWFLKTDLLAMNPKTRPDFLEKIWH
- a CDS encoding Uncharacterised nucleotidyltransferase, which codes for MLEKLSPELRFLFESIQTVILDKETFPDYKSIDETELQRKLRFHSIRLIVNDYLPNNSELTKVKGAAKAFSQNQAFLSLQQQVETQRLFQLFNKENIRVLPYKGNLFSRLIYKNRQLREYSDIDLLFHPDDAAKALEIMWNDGYSTKKDESMSTPQSINEIFDSEVAYELPLVKEGLHIDFHWGLHYSFLPYQVDFKSCFDELSIHEDFDHEIAIPSNEFLFLMMINHHGGKEAWLRLKNIVDLVMFIKNVDFDHLKSISLIQESRLLTSFKNGLYIIKNFLAFELPKPFDQLIKGHQPKNIEQTITFWEKAEHWGAVIPRIKFESILIKQQDEPFKAWTYFRDIYRSYSIPSPYEFKRIWTFPKQFYFLNFISKVLTYLIRKTF
- a CDS encoding Coenzyme PQQ synthesis protein D (PqqD), encoding MLKQSKFKLTKNVISTQLGDEAVLLDHERGFYYSLNEVGVSVLEELVKGSKTYVKLLDKILEEYDIDEVTASEDLDMLLEELLEEKLIRTVAAVS
- a CDS encoding Transglutaminase-like superfamily protein, with protein sequence MNYFAKNNEKSVSPIFIKQIQRWGAILPGTFSCLPQALAVKLKDKHSTIHFGVQKDLNFEAHAWVEKNGSIIIGERPNDNFKSLWTW
- a CDS encoding alcohol dehydrogenase (NADP+), encoding MKHFTLADGSKMPILGLGTWKSAKGEVYTAIRQAINVGYRHFDCASAYGNEDEIGQAFADAFAAGEVKREELWVTSKLWNNRHEPSMVGQSLDKTLKDLQLDYLDLYLIHWPVAFNAETQMPRDGSDMISLKNLPLSVTWKAMLAEKEKGKARNVGVSNFSIKKLESLVAETGVHPAVNQVESHPFMQQKELKAYCDSKGINLTAYCPLGSADRPANRKLDTEPVLFENSVLKEIAEEKGCTTAQVMLAWAVNRNTTVIPKTVKEHRLIENLAAADIELSDDQMNRISAIDKKYRYVKGDFWCLEGSDYVVEELWD
- a CDS encoding Excinuclease ABC subunit C — translated: MADIKYDFKSKIPHLPSEPGIYKYFDENDTIIYVGKAKNLKSRISSYFYNYDRHDRKTKRLVDKIVKLEYTVVLNEWEALLLENNMIKELQPKYNILLKDDKTYPYICVTNERFPRLIKTRRIEDKRRGKMYGPYVNVKAMYALLDMFTQLYTIRTCKYVLSKQNVAARKFKICLEYHIGNCKGPCEDLQNEEEYLKEIEQVHHILKGNLAPAKAYFHDRMLEASAELKFEEAQQNKAKLQFLENYQSKATVVNPSIADADVFCIQSDKDFAFINYMKISNGTINQTLTFDVKKKLDEPNDEILEKVMFDVRVNHESQAKEIFSNIELETDLKATIIVPKIGDKKKLIDMSMRNIMYYRHEKAEKDAIAKSGATNKRDRVLIKLKQDLQLTTLPRHIECFDNSNIQGTNPVSAMVLFRNGNPSPKEYRHYIPTTVTGPDDFATMKEVVFRRYRRLVEEKEDLPDLIVIDGGKGQLSASVEALKEVGVYGKIPIIGIAKRLEEIFFPEDTIPLYIDKKSESLKLIQRCRDEAHRFGITHHRNRRSKNFLISSLETAPGIGKTTATKVLKHFKSIPKIKEASDEAMIELVGKDKTRRIREFLAGES
- a CDS encoding ADP-heptose:LPS heptosyltransferase, yielding MKTFIVMRFSAMGDVILMLPVLADASSRYPQHRFIVVTRPKFTTFFAGYPNIECFPVDLLNEYKGIGGLWKLTRTLKKKYSPSAILDLHQHLRTGILKLFLKPIPSFTLDKGRAAKKALTRKDNKALLRLPHVTLRYADVFLKAGLPLDLENNTTQNFFKDLDPIPLKKTKQRIGIAPFATHKGKILPFEKIEALVQELSSLQHFEILLFGGGKKEEDLLQQLAQNKENVISTAGNYTLNQELSLISSLNVMICMDSSNMHMAAMAGVPTVSIWGATHSYAGFGPYNQSEDSFIQIPTSELTCRPCSVYGNTLCHRGDYACLERITVRMISEKVERILA